The Bacillus sp. V2I10 genome segment TTCTGAAATTGAGCCTTAATATGGACTTCTACTGGAAATGGAAGTGACTGAGCACGCTGAAACAAATGGCTGTATTCCATATCCAATGAAAAATCGTCGATGACTAAATGCGAGATATACGTTTCCCCTTCGGGTGTAGAAAGCTTTAAATAGCCCATTTCCGTAGGGTCAATAATACAATTGGTAATGTTTGTTATCCCTCGAATTTTCTTTTGCTCTTCTACAGAATGGTTGATGTCTCGTAAGAAGGTATAACGGTTAACATAGACGAGGGAATCTTCTGACAAACGCTTTCCCCCGACCGTTTGAACTAATTGAAAGAGATCTTCTTCCAAAGGGGAGAAGCGATCAAAGAATGAATGGTCAGCTTCTCGTTCCATCCCAAACATATTAATGAGTTGATCGGTCACACTTGTAAAAGCACTTTTTAAAGCTCCTGCAAAGTAATCAGCCTGAATGGCTTCAATGCTTTTTAGTCGAACCCCCAAAATAAATTGATATTGAGTAATGGCTCCAAGCTCTTGCTCTAGCAGCTTAATCGTTTCCCTGTTGTAATACTTTCCTACTTCTCTTGTAGTCTCATGAAAATCCTTTTCGATTTCGTCAAAGCGTTCCCTTAGATTCATTTGGTGAGGGTACATTTCAAGATGAAAATCTCCATAACGCTCCAATTCCTTGAAAAACAAAGTGAATCGTTCTTTCACTTCACGCAAAGACTGAGCATTGTTAGTGGGAATCATTTCTGGAGAGACAGAATAATAGGTATACACATCTCCGCCTCTTGTTAGCATCATATTCTTATAGAATTGCTTCATAGGCGCTTTTAAATTCATTGACAATGGTTTTACTCCTCCCTCTTGCGAAAGCTCTCTACGAGACCCTAGAAGCCCTTATAAGACATTCGCTTGTTTTCGTTCTTCTTCAACCTCATGTTCAATCGGCAATTCATCAAAATCTAAAGGATGTTTAACAGCGTACTCTTCTTCTACGCTCTTCTCGTAATACACGGGCTCTAATTGAACGATTTCGTTTGAGTAAAGGACGACTTCGTCATTGCAATACCGCTTTTTAGGGAATTTTATAGTAATCAAGTAAACTCCTAAATCCCACAAATAGTTATGAATCTTCTTTCCATCCTTCCTTAACTTATACAGAAGACCAGAGACCACAAACGGAATGCCGATGTACAGGAAAAC includes the following:
- a CDS encoding conjugal transfer protein is translated as MKTYNYKGIFEEPVTLYRLGKFSLPFGVPLARVVIALLILAIMFRYRTFFNGIGSLIPGLTVFLYIGIPFVVSGLLYKLRKDGKKIHNYLWDLGVYLITIKFPKKRYCNDEVVLYSNEIVQLEPVYYEKSVEEEYAVKHPLDFDELPIEHEVEEERKQANVL